A window from Synechococcus sp. RSCCF101 encodes these proteins:
- the ilvC gene encoding ketol-acid reductoisomerase, protein MATLYYDADADLSLLNGRTVAIIGYGSQGHAHALNLKDSGIDVVVGLYEGSRSAEKARADGLEVLSVAEAAERADWIMILLPDEAQQAVYSAEIAPHLKPGKVLSFAHGFNIRFGLIQPPADVDVVMIAPKGPGHTVRWEYQNAQGVPCLFAVEQNASGQARELAMAYAKAIGGTRAGILETNFKEEAETDLFGEQAVLCGGLSALVKAGFETLVEAGYQPELAYFECLHEVKLIVDLMVKGGLTAMRESISNTAEYGDYVSGPRVITADTKAEMKRILSDIQDGTFARNFVAECEAGKPRMGEWRQQDAEHPVEQVGEGLRSMFSWLRAA, encoded by the coding sequence ATGGCCACCCTGTACTACGACGCCGATGCTGACCTGAGCCTTCTCAACGGCAGAACGGTGGCGATCATCGGGTACGGCTCCCAGGGTCATGCCCATGCCCTGAACCTGAAGGACAGCGGCATCGATGTGGTGGTGGGCCTCTACGAGGGCAGCCGCTCGGCCGAGAAGGCCCGGGCCGACGGCCTTGAGGTGCTCAGCGTGGCAGAGGCCGCCGAGCGTGCCGACTGGATCATGATCCTGCTGCCCGATGAAGCGCAGCAGGCCGTCTACAGCGCCGAGATCGCACCGCACCTCAAACCGGGCAAGGTGCTCAGCTTCGCCCATGGCTTCAACATCCGCTTCGGCCTGATTCAGCCCCCGGCCGATGTGGATGTGGTGATGATTGCGCCGAAGGGCCCGGGCCACACCGTCCGCTGGGAATACCAGAACGCCCAGGGTGTCCCCTGCCTGTTCGCCGTCGAGCAGAACGCCTCCGGCCAGGCCCGCGAGCTGGCCATGGCCTACGCCAAGGCCATCGGCGGCACCCGCGCCGGCATCCTCGAGACCAATTTCAAGGAGGAGGCCGAGACCGACCTCTTCGGGGAACAGGCGGTGTTGTGCGGCGGCCTGAGCGCTCTGGTCAAGGCCGGTTTCGAGACCCTGGTGGAGGCCGGCTACCAGCCCGAGCTGGCCTACTTCGAATGCCTGCACGAGGTGAAGCTGATCGTGGATCTGATGGTCAAGGGCGGCCTGACGGCCATGCGGGAGTCGATCTCCAACACCGCGGAATACGGCGACTACGTGAGTGGCCCGCGCGTGATCACCGCCGACACCAAAGCCGAGATGAAGCGCATCCTGAGCGACATTCAGGACGGCACCTTCGCCCGCAACTTCGTGGCCGAGTGCGAAGCCGGCAAGCCGCGGATGGGCGAATGGCGTCAGCAGGACGCGGAGCATCCCGTCGAGCAGGTGGGTGAAGGTCTGAGATCGATGTTCAGCTGGCTGCGCGCCGCCTGA
- a CDS encoding PIN/TRAM domain-containing protein, with amino-acid sequence MVEVLILVLFLVSGGAAGWLGVDLLPESMLVQVTNPEGLRTVMGGFGAFFGLLAGVFFQQLRQKLMQQVRTMPTDLLISRSVGLILGLLVANLLLAPILLLPLPWEVILIKPLAAVLSNVFFGVLGYNLAEVHGRTLLRLFNPGAAEALLVADGVLTPASAKILDTSVIIDGRIRALLACGLLEGQVIVAQSVIDELQALADSANAEKRGKGRRGLKLLTELRSTYGRRLVVNSTRYEGAGVDDKLLLLTSDTGGTLLTADYNLAQVARVQELRVMNLSDLVIALRPEVRPGDELKLKIVREGKEALQGVGYLEDGTMVVVEGARDRIGQRLPVTVTGALQTSAGRMVFARCDHRPAHPR; translated from the coding sequence ATGGTGGAAGTCCTCATCCTGGTGCTGTTCCTGGTCTCGGGGGGGGCGGCCGGATGGCTCGGCGTCGATCTGCTGCCCGAATCGATGCTGGTGCAGGTCACCAACCCGGAGGGGCTGCGCACGGTGATGGGGGGCTTCGGCGCCTTCTTCGGCCTGCTGGCGGGGGTCTTCTTCCAGCAGCTGCGCCAGAAGCTGATGCAGCAGGTGCGCACCATGCCCACCGACCTGCTGATCAGCCGGTCGGTGGGCCTGATCCTCGGACTGCTGGTGGCCAACCTGCTGCTGGCCCCGATCCTGCTGCTGCCGCTGCCGTGGGAGGTCATCCTGATCAAGCCGCTGGCCGCGGTGCTCAGCAACGTGTTCTTCGGGGTGCTGGGGTACAACCTGGCCGAGGTGCACGGCCGCACGCTGCTGCGGCTGTTCAATCCCGGCGCCGCCGAAGCGCTGCTGGTGGCCGATGGCGTGCTCACGCCGGCCTCGGCCAAGATTCTCGACACCAGCGTCATCATCGATGGGCGCATCCGTGCCCTGCTGGCCTGTGGCCTGCTCGAAGGGCAGGTGATCGTGGCCCAGTCCGTGATCGATGAGCTGCAGGCCCTGGCCGACTCAGCCAATGCCGAGAAACGGGGCAAGGGACGCCGGGGGCTGAAGCTGCTCACCGAGCTGCGCTCCACCTACGGCCGCCGCCTGGTGGTGAACAGCACCCGCTACGAGGGCGCGGGGGTGGATGACAAGCTGCTGCTGCTCACCTCCGACACTGGCGGGACCCTGCTCACGGCCGACTACAACCTGGCCCAGGTCGCCCGGGTCCAGGAGCTGCGGGTGATGAACCTCAGTGATCTGGTGATCGCCCTGCGGCCGGAGGTTCGCCCCGGTGACGAGCTCAAACTCAAGATCGTCCGCGAGGGCAAGGAAGCGCTGCAGGGGGTGGGCTACCTCGAGGACGGCACGATGGTGGTGGTGGAAGGGGCGCGAGACCGCATCGGCCAGCGGCTGCCGGTGACCGTGACCGGCGCCCTGCAGACATCCGCCGGTCGCATGGTGTTCGCACGCTGCGACCACAGGCCCGCACACCCCCGCTAG
- a CDS encoding ATP-dependent Clp protease proteolytic subunit, translated as MTVSAPYYGDSAVMRTPPPDLPSLMLKERIVYLGLPLFSDNDTKRQLGMDVTELIIAQLLYLEFDNPEKPIYFYINSTGTSWYSGDAIGFETEAFAVCDTMRYIKPPIHTICIGQAMGTAAVILSAGTKGQRASLPHASIVLHQPRSGAQGQATDIQIRAQEVLHNKRSMLEILSSNTGRSVEELSRDSDRMSYLTPEQAKDYGLIDRVLGSRKDLPSPAPVPVA; from the coding sequence ATGACGGTTTCGGCCCCTTATTACGGTGATTCGGCCGTGATGCGCACCCCGCCACCGGATCTGCCCTCCCTGATGTTGAAGGAGAGGATCGTTTACCTCGGACTGCCTCTCTTTTCCGACAACGACACCAAACGGCAGCTCGGCATGGATGTGACCGAGCTGATCATCGCTCAGCTTCTCTATCTGGAGTTCGACAATCCGGAGAAGCCGATCTATTTCTACATCAATTCCACCGGTACAAGCTGGTACTCAGGCGATGCGATCGGCTTTGAAACGGAAGCCTTCGCTGTCTGCGACACGATGCGCTACATCAAACCGCCGATCCACACGATCTGCATCGGCCAGGCGATGGGCACTGCAGCGGTGATTCTCTCGGCCGGAACCAAGGGTCAGCGGGCCTCGCTTCCCCACGCCTCGATCGTGCTGCATCAACCCCGCAGCGGCGCTCAGGGCCAGGCCACCGACATCCAGATCCGTGCCCAGGAGGTGCTGCACAACAAGCGCTCCATGCTCGAGATCCTCTCCAGCAACACCGGGCGCTCAGTGGAGGAACTGAGCCGCGACTCCGACCGGATGAGCTACCTCACCCCCGAACAGGCGAAGGACTACGGGCTGATCGATCGCGTTCTCGGAAGTCGCAAGGATCTCCCCAGCCCAGCCCCGGTACCGGTGGCCTGA
- a CDS encoding sugar transferase — MAGSLLRPYSGRPLPLLKVPPSPASARWLIRSQSRRARTLKRTGDIVFSLAVLLLGSPLYLVLALLVKLTSPGPVFYVQRRVGRGYRSFGCIKFRTMRVDADRALADLLARSPELRAEYQRDFKLKRDPRITPIGVFLRRSSLDELPQFLNVLRGQMSVVGPRPIVSAELERYGSCMDEVLSVRPGLTGLWQVSGRNNLSYRRRVRLDLAYSRDRNVALDLAIIIRTIGVILFPMDRGAY, encoded by the coding sequence TTGGCAGGTTCGCTGCTCCGCCCCTATTCCGGACGGCCCCTGCCGCTGCTGAAGGTCCCCCCTTCGCCAGCCTCGGCCCGCTGGCTGATCCGCAGCCAGAGCCGTCGCGCCCGCACCCTGAAGCGGACCGGCGACATCGTCTTCTCCCTCGCAGTCCTCCTGCTCGGCTCGCCGCTCTACCTGGTCCTCGCTCTGCTGGTGAAGCTCACCAGCCCGGGTCCGGTCTTCTACGTGCAGCGTCGCGTTGGCCGTGGCTACCGCTCCTTCGGCTGCATCAAATTCCGCACGATGCGGGTGGATGCGGATCGCGCCCTCGCCGATCTGCTGGCCCGGTCCCCCGAACTGCGGGCCGAGTATCAACGGGACTTCAAGCTGAAGCGGGATCCCCGCATCACCCCGATCGGGGTCTTTCTGCGCCGCTCCAGCCTCGATGAACTGCCCCAGTTCCTGAACGTGCTCCGCGGCCAGATGAGCGTGGTCGGCCCGCGCCCCATCGTTTCGGCCGAGCTGGAACGCTACGGCTCCTGCATGGACGAGGTGCTCTCGGTCCGACCGGGACTCACCGGTCTCTGGCAGGTTTCGGGTCGCAACAACCTCAGCTACCGGCGCCGGGTGCGCCTCGATCTGGCCTACTCACGCGACCGCAACGTGGCGCTCGATCTCGCGATCATCATCCGTACCATTGGCGTGATCCTCTTCCCGATGGATCGCGGTGCCTACTGA
- the cbiB gene encoding adenosylcobinamide-phosphate synthase CbiB yields MKPWHELWSALWPLAPVLAAVVLDAWIGDPRSWPHPVQVMGWGIERLRHGGERWAGDSPIRLRLAGGAITAGLVLVSGGSGWVLERLALQSPIGWIPLVVALASALAWRSLTDAVRGVLAALAEDDGSLNGPRRRLAWIVGRDVERLDRGGILRAAAETASENAVDGVFAPLFWMLLGSLVWLAGALWMPGPLALAWAMKAASTLDSMLGYRRGRLRWLGTAGARLDDALVWLPARLVALSLPPAAGLWRRWLPLVQAAARDGRADASPNAGLSEAIYARVIGVELGGANHYGGEITIKPPVGAGGRSVTPADIERMLLLTRRLMLIWLVGVAGVALAIPVSGSG; encoded by the coding sequence GTGAAGCCATGGCACGAGCTCTGGAGCGCGCTGTGGCCCCTGGCACCGGTCCTGGCCGCCGTCGTCCTCGATGCCTGGATCGGCGACCCGCGTTCCTGGCCGCATCCCGTGCAGGTGATGGGGTGGGGCATCGAGCGCCTGCGCCACGGCGGGGAACGCTGGGCCGGCGATTCTCCGATCCGGCTGCGGCTGGCCGGCGGAGCAATCACGGCAGGCCTGGTGCTCGTGAGCGGTGGGAGCGGCTGGGTGCTGGAGCGCCTGGCCCTGCAGAGCCCCATCGGCTGGATCCCCCTGGTGGTGGCTTTGGCCAGTGCCCTCGCCTGGCGCAGCCTGACGGACGCGGTTCGGGGGGTGCTGGCCGCCCTGGCGGAGGACGACGGCAGCCTGAATGGCCCGCGCCGGCGACTGGCCTGGATCGTGGGACGGGACGTGGAGCGGCTCGATCGGGGCGGCATTCTCCGGGCCGCGGCGGAGACCGCCAGTGAGAACGCCGTGGACGGCGTCTTCGCCCCCCTGTTCTGGATGCTCCTCGGGTCGCTGGTCTGGCTGGCGGGAGCGCTGTGGATGCCGGGTCCACTGGCGCTGGCCTGGGCCATGAAGGCCGCCAGCACCCTTGATTCGATGCTGGGCTACCGGCGCGGGCGGCTGCGCTGGCTCGGGACCGCCGGCGCCAGGCTCGATGACGCCCTCGTCTGGCTCCCCGCGCGCCTGGTGGCCCTCAGCCTGCCCCCGGCGGCCGGGCTGTGGCGGCGCTGGCTGCCGCTGGTGCAGGCCGCTGCCCGCGATGGCCGGGCCGATGCCTCTCCCAACGCGGGGCTCTCGGAAGCCATCTATGCCCGGGTGATCGGGGTGGAACTGGGCGGAGCCAACCACTACGGCGGCGAGATCACCATCAAGCCACCGGTGGGAGCGGGCGGCCGGTCGGTGACGCCCGCTGACATCGAGCGGATGCTGCTGCTGACCCGACGTCTGATGCTGATCTGGCTGGTGGGCGTCGCCGGCGTGGCTCTGGCAATCCCCGTCAGTGGATCAGGCTGA
- a CDS encoding ATP-dependent Clp protease proteolytic subunit — translation MPIGTPSVPYRLPGSQYERWVDIYTRLGVERILFLGQEVNDGVANSLVAQMLYLDSEDSSKPIYLYINSPGGSVTAGLAIFDTMQYVKSDVVTICVGLAASMGAFLLAAGTKGKRVALPHSRIMIHQPLGGTSQRQASDIEIEAREILRMKDMLNRSLAGMSGQPLEKIERDTDRDYFLSAAEAKDYGLIDRVIEDPDAARS, via the coding sequence ATGCCCATCGGCACTCCGAGCGTCCCCTACCGCCTTCCCGGCAGCCAGTACGAGCGCTGGGTCGACATCTACACCCGTCTCGGCGTCGAGCGGATCCTGTTTCTCGGGCAGGAGGTCAACGACGGCGTGGCCAACAGCCTGGTGGCCCAGATGCTGTACCTCGATTCCGAGGACAGCAGCAAGCCGATCTATCTGTACATCAACTCCCCCGGCGGCTCGGTGACCGCCGGACTGGCCATCTTCGACACGATGCAGTACGTCAAATCCGACGTCGTGACCATCTGCGTCGGTCTGGCGGCCTCCATGGGTGCGTTTCTGCTCGCGGCCGGCACCAAGGGCAAGCGGGTGGCCCTGCCCCACAGCCGGATCATGATCCACCAGCCCCTCGGTGGCACGAGTCAACGGCAGGCCAGCGACATCGAGATCGAAGCGCGCGAGATCCTGCGCATGAAGGACATGCTCAACCGCAGCCTCGCAGGAATGAGCGGTCAGCCACTCGAGAAGATCGAGCGCGACACTGACCGCGACTACTTCCTCAGCGCTGCCGAAGCGAAGGACTACGGCCTGATCGACCGGGTGATCGAGGACCCCGACGCCGCGCGCAGCTGA